The genomic stretch AAAGTAGCCTCTGAAaatgcgatcaatcgcaccttGACTGTGATCGAGCGTAGTTTCCCTGTTTTGGAGGATGAAGTTCTTGGAACTGCGACCAATACTCCATGTTtcggcgatcgagcgcatgattGAGCGCAGAAGTCCTTGGAACTGCGACCGAACCTACAATCGATCGCAAGATCGAGCGCACAAGTCCCTGGTAGTGCAATCGATAGCACtctacctgcgatcgagcgcactcagggccttctatgttatttttctgttgttatttgttttaaaccgacttagtttacttgttttattaggattagggttGTAGGAGCCCTAATTCCGTTCTTTATTAGTACTAGAGGTTTcggggctataaatatataattatagcctcttgaaaagacagtttatgttatttgatcagttttctttcaataagaattactcaaaggaattttcttcatattttccttaaaactctagatagactctattattttaagaagaatttcagatccttgatagactcacgatctaagaattatttatccttcttcttgtattgttttactCACTTCCACATAGTCAGGCTGCATCAAAAAcccacaagagaagaaaaataaaatgagaaaaaggaaaatagaatattataaaataaaaatactcgAGAAAAACAAAAGTCAGCATGCAGTTTTAGAACCAATAATAAGATCGACAAGCTTAGACTGAAAACCCTAAATGCCCGTAGTATACACCGCACATGGCCCACTTTTAGACTTAAACAACAAAATCAGACGTACTCTTAAAGAACAAAATATCCTAACTCATAAAGAACAAAATATCCTAATATCTAAGCATTAATGCAAAGTTTAATTGCGAAATGGACAAAGTAACATTAGAATTTTatactcaattaattaattgaagtGGTCAAATCTGGGTGCAGCCTTAGTATACCCGTTCCCGTTCGAGCTATAGCCCGCGTGGCTAAAGAACGGTTCACCCAtgcattaattaaatgaaaacttCAAAACCGTGAAGACATACCAAGTCTTATCTAGATAAGATCTTCTCCGTGTAAGTAAAAGCATGGACTGGTTCGGTGAATTCGCTCCATAAATACTCGTGTTCCCATGCAACAATATTCTTTTCCTCTCACCCAAGAAAGAATACACAGAATACTAAAAACGCAAGAGAAAGCTGAAACATCATGATGAAAGGTGTTACTAATTTCCTCGTAACGGTTGCCTTGTTGTATTTGGGATGCTCCCTAATTGCCTCTGCCTATGACCCTGCTCCTCTGCAAGACTTTTGTGTTGCAACTGAAAATTCCCCTTCTGCTGGTACTTACctcttattcttattcttatttcaATTGTTATTACTACTACGTTTTGATGGCCCCTTTTCATTTCtgcatcacatgttatcaacccaTGTTAATTGTCATGAAAAATGTCCATTTCTGATGGttaaaattctttctttatGCAGTATTTACGAATGGAAAGTTTTGCAAGGACCCAAAGCTTGTTACAGCCAACGATTTCTTTCTCTCGGGGCTAAACATTCCTAGAAACACGTCAGATGCACTTGGATCGAATGTCACTCTAGTCAACGCGGACAAAATACCAGGCCTCAACACATTAGGTGTATCCTTGGCTCGCATCGACTTTGCACCATATGGCCTAAATCCTCCCCACATTCACCCTCATGCAACTGAGCTTTTTGTTGTCTTAAAGGGTACCCTGTATGTTGGCTTTGTCACATCCAATCCGGATAACCGCCTCTTCACCAAGGTTTTAAATGCGGGAGACGTCTTCGTGTTCCCAATTGGTCTCATTCACTTTCAGTTCAATGCAGGAAGTACCAATGCTCTTGCCTTTTCCAGTCTCGGCAGCCAAAATCCAGGGCGCATTACCATAGCGAACACAATATTTGGATCTAATCCTCTTATCAATCCTGATGTTCTTGCTAAAGCCTTCCAATTGGACAAGAATGTGGTTAACTATCTTCAGAAACAGTTTTCGTCAGAAAACATTTAGAGTAATATATGTAAGAGGCTAATTAAGAGCCTCGATGAATCAATAAAAACTTGTTTTGCTTGTTTTAACTTAGTGGTGGTAATTATAATGAGATGGTTTCCTAAGTAAACTTTCTTtatgttctttgttttttttttttttctaagcatgGAAATCAAACTAGATTAGTCATCTTTGTTGATGGCGAGATATTTGATctcattggtgggcacaaagatTGGGT from Corylus avellana chromosome ca1, CavTom2PMs-1.0 encodes the following:
- the LOC132169250 gene encoding germin-like protein subfamily 1 member 7 → MMKGVTNFLVTVALLYLGCSLIASAYDPAPLQDFCVATENSPSAVFTNGKFCKDPKLVTANDFFLSGLNIPRNTSDALGSNVTLVNADKIPGLNTLGVSLARIDFAPYGLNPPHIHPHATELFVVLKGTLYVGFVTSNPDNRLFTKVLNAGDVFVFPIGLIHFQFNAGSTNALAFSSLGSQNPGRITIANTIFGSNPLINPDVLAKAFQLDKNVVNYLQKQFSSENI